The following are from one region of the Littorina saxatilis isolate snail1 linkage group LG4, US_GU_Lsax_2.0, whole genome shotgun sequence genome:
- the LOC138964367 gene encoding uncharacterized protein, with the protein MTAAETPGSPEKPNAAYFVKNYGECVHIGVNQYTLVTSCPEHYSDVRVKTRCKDVNMTSPVSHVQEPSIVFKNSHCVECHNMESNSTVEWKRRRLQCTDFPIKTPQDVIEAFQNGRCKMISLLSPPTNKAPRSCSSSQSQAEMTDYRNLTEVEGECLPHACSKPDELLCKAYKFPRHYSAANTTLESVYEACLSISKTYDNPHCAKCCTGCTFPELTDTTCSTSNLERSDYETSGSQGIANLGIVTMFELSEDGLGVMVDGQLITWPGFNCADDEVYDHLDKVCRKLTCPPRYELLEKRCVPVDSLVPGSSQLLPNGTRLMFVEFRLASNESCNRYIFRDDWRILPPLGETEMTYSCSNDDLTLRMNFSLPSDGNFNLMYEAFWVAFKQILVNEKIFVSIMLSNHDHDTTVQDVSSVCPDGKLPLVLDEANMTRKDGRIFVVFRKNGFQQLYPLENVYFSFLLSRGKSEESEVLKGEGLQEPNKTGNVILAGSMDEHSFVLRSGFSRHPEPMHTVLQAELCEQEVGNSSLLCATLEYPKNQTQIDNGTLVILESGMVFALDEYEVHDDRVFVCSHFKNLNDFWTELKFFDFSHEQFYLMLILTALSVLLLAFVLVVYFLLPELRTLPGKVTISHVACLLVGHLTLMVEVPCKTCCHFVAALSHFVWLAAFAWVSCLAVHMALTFFTAAVSQKSRYEADRVFRRYSLVCWGLPLAVVATCAVLDFSPSINFEVGYGEKVCGWIGESKATVWFFFVPLGISLLVNLLAFFAAVFGIERTTRASSMASSRRSEGKRLLVYVKMSAALGFTWVLGLGVAFGQWVWLMWIFAILNSLQGAFIAMAFLVNERVLRMLKKKLRGKARMGEKCHSGSADQTQSVSVSTTAASVSDARI; encoded by the coding sequence ATGACAGCAGCCGAGACTCCAGGAAGCCCAGAAAAGCCAAACGCGGCGTATTTCGTGAAGAATTACGGAGAATGTGTTCATATCGGCGTCAACCAGTACACGCTTGTGACGTCATGTCCCGAACACTACAGTGACGTCAGGGTCAAAACCCGATGCAAAGATGTTAACATGACGTCACCAGTCAGTCACGTGCAGGAACCGTCGATTGTTTTCAAAAACTCTCATTGCGTGGAATGCCACAACATGGAATCCAACAGCACTGTCGAATGGAAGAGGCGTCGCCTTCAATGCACAGACTTCCCAATAAAAACACCACAAGACGTCATCGAGGCATTCCAGAACGGGAGGTGTAAAATGATAAGCCTACTCTCTCCACCGACAAACAAAGCGCCTCGTTCGTGTTCCTCGTCACAAAGTCAGGCAGAAATGACCGATTACAGAAACTTGACAGAAGTTGAAGGGGAGTGCTTGCCGCACGCTTGTAGCAAGCCGGACGAGCTTCTATGCAAAGCCTACAAGTTTCCTCGCCACTACTCGGCTGCGAACACTACGCTGGAGTCCGTATATGAGGCCTGCTTGTCGATTTCAAAAACCTACGACAACCCTCACTGCGCGAAATGCTGTACAGGCTGTACGTTCCCAGAGCTTACCGATACGACGTGTTCTACATCTAACTTGGAAAGGTCGGACTATGAGACGAGTGGGTCCCAAGGGATAGCAAACCTAGGTattgtgaccatgtttgaactGAGCGAAGACGGACTGGGAGTAATGGTAGATGGTCAGCTGATTACCTGGCCAGGTTTCAACTGTGCAGACGACGAGGTGTACGATCATCTTGATAAAGTCTGCCGAAAGCTCACCTGCCCTCCTCGGTATGAGCTGTTGGAAAAACGGTGTGTTCCCGTCGACTCACTGGTCCCCGGAAGCTCTCAGCTTCTGCCAAACGGGACGAGGTTGATGTTCGTTGAGTTTCGGCTAGCTTCTAACGAGAGCTGTAACAGGTATATTTTTCGAGACGATTGGAGAATACTGCCACCTTTAGGGGAGACTGAGATGACGTATTCTTGCTCAAACGATGACCTTACGCTACGAATGAACTTCAGCCTTCCAAGCGACGGGAATTTTAACTTGATGTACGAGGCGTTTTGGGTTGCCTTTAAACAGATTTTAGTCAACGAAAAAATATTTGTAAGCATCATGCTCAGCAACCATGATCATGACACCACCGTTCAGGACGTGAGTTCCGTTTGTCCTGATGGAAAACTTCCGTTAGTCCTGGATGAAGCGAACATGACAAGAAAGGACGGCAgaatctttgttgtttttaGAAAGAATGGATTCCAGCAACTGTATCCGCTTGAAAATGTTTACTTCAGCTTTTTGCTCAGTCGTGGGAAAAGCGAAGAGAGCGAAGTTCTGAAAGGAGAAGGTCTACAAGAACCAAATAAGACGGGGAACGTAATCCTCGCAGGAAGCATGGATGAACACAGTTTTGTCCTCAGATCAGGTTTCTCACGTCACCCAGAGCCGATGCACACTGTTTTACAAGCAGAGCTTTGCGAGCAAGAAGTTGGGAATTCCTCCCTGTTGTGTGCGACTCTCGAATATCCCAAGAATCAAACGCAGATAGATAACGGCACTCTGGTGATACTGGAGTCGGGTATGGTCTTTGCTCTAGACGAGTACGAAGTTCACGACGATAGAGTCTTTGTCTGCTCGCACTTCAAGAACCTGAACGACTTTTGGACCGAGCTCAAGTTCTTTGACTTCAGTCATGAGCAATTTTACTTGATGCTGATCTTGACAGCTCTCTCCGTTCTCCTTCTAGCCTTCGTTCTGGTTGTCTACTTCTTGCTGCCAGAGTTGCGTACCTTGCCTGGTAAGGTCACGATCTCCCACGTGGCCTGCTTGCTCGTAGGTCACCTGACTTTGATGGTGGAAGTCCCTTGCAAAACTTGCTGTCATTTCGTGGCTGCTCTGTCTCACTTTGTATGGCTGGCTGCCTTCGCCTGGGTCTCTTGCCTTGCGGTTCACATGGCTTTGACCTTCTTTACTGCAGCAGTCAGTCAGAAATCTCGTTACGAAGCTGACAGAGTCTTCCGAAGGTACAGCCTGGTATGTTGGGGTCTGCCATTGGCAGTTGTGGCCACGTGTGCCGTTCTAGACTTCTCCCCGTCCATCAACTTTGAAGTAGGTTACGGAGAAAAGGTTTGTGGTTGGATCGGAGAGTCCAAGGCCACTGTCTGGTTCTTCTTTGTCCCACTTGGCATTTCTCTTCTGGTCAACCTCCTGGCGTTCTTTGCTGCAGTGTTCGGCATAGAGAGAACCACGCGCGCTTCAAGCATGGCCAGCTCTCGCCGCTCTGAAGGCAAGCGGCTGCTTGTGTATGTGAAGATGTCCGCCGCCCTGGGTTTTACCTGGGTGCTCGGGCTGGGTGTGGCTTTCGGCCAGTGGGTGTGGCTGATGTGGATCTTTGCCATTCTCAACAGTCTTCAGGGCGCCTTCATCGCTATGGCCTTTCTGGTCAACGAGAGAGTGTTGCGCATGCTCAAGAAGAAGCTGCGTGGAAAAGCCCGGATGGGGGAGAAATGTCACTCTGGGTCAGCCGACCAGACccagtctgtgtctgtctccacTACGGCAGCGAGCGTCTCGGATGCTCGGATCTAA